In one window of Chryseobacterium sp. JV274 DNA:
- the kdpC gene encoding potassium-transporting ATPase subunit KdpC translates to MKNHIVSAFRLTLVMLVVTGIYLAIVYGGSKILPNKGNGEIVYNKGQKFYANIGQEFKSEKYFHGRPSSVNYNAAGSGGSNKGPSNEEYLETVQKRIDTLKMKNPEMGNTKVPVELVTASGSGLDPDISEEGALYQAKRIAKVRSLSEEQIKNLINNQTEKPFLGLFGPSKVNVLKLNIALDQLK, encoded by the coding sequence ATGAAAAATCATATTGTTTCAGCATTCAGATTAACTCTTGTAATGCTGGTGGTTACAGGTATTTATCTGGCAATTGTATACGGAGGTTCTAAAATACTTCCCAACAAAGGAAACGGAGAAATTGTTTATAATAAAGGGCAGAAATTTTATGCCAATATCGGACAGGAATTTAAATCTGAAAAATACTTTCATGGGCGTCCTTCTTCTGTCAATTATAATGCAGCAGGAAGTGGTGGCAGCAACAAAGGGCCAAGCAATGAAGAATATCTGGAAACTGTACAAAAAAGAATAGATACTTTAAAAATGAAGAACCCTGAAATGGGAAATACTAAAGTTCCTGTAGAACTTGTTACGGCAAGTGGTAGCGGTCTGGATCCTGATATTTCTGAAGAAGGAGCTTTGTACCAGGCAAAGAGAATCGCAAAAGTGAGAAGCCTTTCTGAAGAACAGATCAAAAATTTAATCAATAATCAAACTGAAAAGCCGTTTTTAGGGCTTTTCGGACCATCCAAAGTAAATGTTCTGAAGCTTAATATCGCTTTGGATCAATTAAAATAA
- the kdpB gene encoding potassium-transporting ATPase subunit KdpB has translation MKNQSQTLFQRDLVNEAIKQSFVKLNPKIMFKNPVMFLVEVGTVVMFIVSMFSLTGDKSQGSFSYNFLVFIILFFTVLFANFAEAIAEARGKAQADTLRKTREETPAKLVVDNKPGFQVETVLKMSAEMTLGDIFLCEAGDQIPMDGEIIEGLATIDESAITGESAPVIRESGGDKSSVTGGTKVLSDRIKVKVTTKPGESFLDKMIALVEGASRQKTPNEIALTILLAGFTLTFIIVTLTLKPFADYAQTPITIAAFISLFVCLIPTTIGGLLSAIGIAGMDRALRANVITKSGKAVETAGDIDVLLLDKTGTITIGNRKATQFHPANGIQLEEFIKASALSSVADETPEGKSIIELSALKSEDLLVPNPTYIDFTAETRTSGIDFDETRIRKGAYDTIKKLTEKAGNIFPKETQDAVTKISENGGTPLVVAVNEKVWGVIELQDIIKTGIQERFQRLRKMGVKTVMVTGDNPLTAKFIAEKAGVDDFIAEAKPEDKMNYIKKEQQEGKLVAMMGDGTNDAPALAQADVGVAMNSGTQAAKEAGNMVDLDNDPTKLIEIVEIGKQLLMTRGTLTTFSIANDVAKYFAIIPALFITFIPSLQKLNIMNLHSPETAILSAVIFNAVIIPFLIPLALKGVAYKPIGASALLRRNLLIYGLGGVIVPFIGIKIIDLVISLFY, from the coding sequence ATGAAAAATCAGTCACAAACATTGTTTCAGAGAGATTTGGTAAATGAAGCGATCAAGCAGTCCTTCGTAAAGCTAAATCCGAAAATTATGTTTAAAAATCCAGTAATGTTCCTGGTGGAAGTCGGAACAGTTGTCATGTTCATTGTGAGCATGTTCAGTCTTACTGGTGATAAAAGCCAGGGAAGTTTTTCCTACAATTTTTTAGTATTTATTATTTTATTTTTCACCGTTCTGTTTGCGAATTTTGCAGAAGCTATAGCAGAAGCAAGAGGAAAAGCGCAGGCTGATACCCTCCGAAAAACAAGAGAAGAAACTCCAGCCAAATTAGTGGTTGATAATAAACCCGGGTTTCAGGTAGAAACAGTGTTGAAAATGTCTGCTGAAATGACTTTAGGTGATATTTTCCTTTGCGAAGCCGGAGATCAGATTCCGATGGATGGTGAGATTATTGAAGGTCTTGCAACCATTGATGAGTCTGCCATTACCGGGGAAAGTGCCCCTGTAATCCGTGAATCAGGAGGAGATAAAAGCTCTGTAACAGGAGGTACAAAAGTTCTTTCAGACAGAATTAAAGTAAAAGTAACAACAAAACCGGGAGAATCTTTCCTTGATAAAATGATTGCTCTTGTAGAAGGAGCATCAAGACAGAAAACACCTAACGAAATCGCATTAACTATACTTTTGGCAGGATTTACCCTTACATTTATTATTGTTACCCTCACTTTAAAGCCTTTTGCAGATTACGCGCAGACTCCGATTACTATTGCGGCATTTATATCTCTTTTCGTTTGTCTTATTCCGACAACAATCGGAGGCCTGCTTTCTGCAATCGGGATTGCAGGGATGGACAGAGCATTGAGAGCGAATGTGATTACCAAAAGTGGTAAAGCTGTAGAAACAGCAGGAGATATTGACGTTCTGTTGCTGGATAAAACTGGAACAATCACTATTGGAAACCGTAAGGCAACACAATTCCATCCAGCTAATGGAATTCAGCTTGAAGAATTTATTAAAGCTTCTGCACTAAGTTCTGTAGCTGATGAAACACCGGAAGGAAAATCAATCATTGAATTAAGTGCTTTAAAATCTGAAGATTTATTGGTTCCTAATCCTACTTATATTGATTTTACAGCAGAAACCAGAACTTCAGGGATTGATTTTGACGAAACAAGAATCCGTAAAGGAGCTTATGATACCATAAAAAAACTGACTGAAAAAGCCGGGAATATCTTCCCAAAAGAAACCCAGGATGCGGTGACCAAAATTTCTGAAAATGGAGGAACTCCTCTGGTGGTAGCCGTTAATGAAAAAGTATGGGGTGTAATTGAACTTCAGGATATCATCAAAACAGGAATTCAGGAGCGTTTCCAGAGACTGAGAAAAATGGGAGTAAAAACGGTAATGGTAACCGGAGATAATCCTTTAACAGCAAAATTTATCGCAGAAAAAGCTGGAGTAGACGACTTTATTGCTGAAGCCAAGCCTGAAGATAAGATGAATTACATCAAAAAGGAACAGCAGGAAGGGAAGCTGGTAGCCATGATGGGTGACGGTACAAACGATGCTCCGGCGCTGGCTCAGGCAGATGTAGGAGTAGCAATGAACAGCGGAACACAAGCAGCGAAAGAAGCCGGAAACATGGTAGATCTCGATAATGACCCAACAAAGCTGATCGAAATTGTGGAAATCGGGAAGCAGCTGCTGATGACAAGAGGAACATTGACAACTTTCAGTATTGCCAACGACGTAGCAAAGTATTTTGCCATTATTCCGGCGCTCTTCATCACTTTTATTCCTTCGCTTCAGAAGCTGAATATTATGAATCTTCACAGCCCTGAAACAGCCATATTATCAGCGGTTATTTTCAATGCGGTAATCATTCCGTTTCTGATTCCGCTGGCGTTGAAAGGGGTGGCTTATAAGCCAATTGGTGCAAGTGCCTTATTGAGAAGAAATCTTTTGATCTACGGCCTGGGCGGAGTAATCGTTCCGTTCATTGGAATCAAAATCATTGATCTGGTAATCAGTTTATTTTATTAA
- a CDS encoding porin, translating into MKKYLAIGAILGMFFSKAQSSDSLKTGNKVTFSAYAELFYTYDFNEPGNHMRQNFLYSYNRHNEVNLNLGLVKANYQSENLRANVALMAGTYAQDNMAAEQDALRYVNEANIGIKISKNKNLWIDAGIMPSHIGWESAIGKDNINLTRSFAAENSPYFETGAKISYISDNGKWFLSGLVLNGWQRIAKHEGNQSISFGHQVTYKPNDKITLNSSSFIGNDKAKDDKRMRYFHDLYGSFQLTDQFSAVLGFDIGAEQKSKGSEQYNIWYSPNVLMKYQLDNKWALAGRLEYYNDKNGVIISTETPNGFQTFGYSLNVDYAIFKNVVFRTEARGFTAKDAIFAKNDEFRKGNFFITTSLAAWF; encoded by the coding sequence GTGAAAAAATATTTAGCTATAGGTGCCATATTGGGAATGTTTTTCTCAAAAGCCCAATCATCAGATTCATTGAAAACAGGGAATAAAGTGACATTTTCCGCTTATGCAGAACTCTTTTATACCTATGATTTTAATGAGCCGGGCAATCATATGCGTCAAAACTTTTTATACTCATATAACAGACATAATGAAGTAAATCTTAATCTGGGATTGGTTAAAGCCAACTATCAGAGTGAAAATCTCCGTGCCAATGTAGCTTTAATGGCCGGAACTTATGCCCAGGATAATATGGCAGCTGAACAAGATGCTCTGCGCTATGTAAATGAAGCGAATATCGGAATCAAAATTTCTAAAAATAAAAACCTGTGGATTGATGCAGGGATCATGCCGTCTCATATCGGCTGGGAAAGTGCCATAGGAAAGGATAATATTAATCTGACCAGAAGTTTTGCAGCAGAAAATTCTCCTTATTTTGAAACGGGTGCCAAAATTTCTTATATCTCAGATAATGGGAAATGGTTTTTAAGCGGATTGGTCTTGAATGGCTGGCAGAGAATTGCCAAGCATGAAGGAAATCAGAGTATTTCTTTCGGACATCAGGTGACCTATAAACCCAATGATAAAATTACCCTGAACAGCAGCTCGTTCATCGGGAATGATAAAGCAAAGGATGATAAAAGAATGCGCTATTTCCATGATTTGTATGGAAGTTTTCAGCTGACAGATCAGTTTTCAGCGGTATTAGGATTTGATATCGGAGCAGAGCAGAAGTCAAAAGGAAGCGAGCAGTATAATATCTGGTACAGCCCCAATGTATTAATGAAATATCAATTAGACAACAAATGGGCACTGGCAGGAAGATTAGAATATTACAATGATAAAAACGGTGTGATTATCAGTACAGAAACTCCCAATGGATTTCAGACTTTCGGATATTCTCTCAATGTAGATTATGCAATCTTTAAAAATGTGGTTTTCCGTACAGAGGCAAGAGGTTTTACTGCTAAAGATGCCATTTTTGCAAAAAATGATGAATTTAGAAAAGGAAATTTCTTCATCACAACAAGTCTTGCAGCCTGGTTTTAG
- the kdpA gene encoding potassium-transporting ATPase subunit KdpA, producing the protein MNTEILGIIAMFAVTLVIGIFLGKYIANVYGYKKTFLDPVFEPIEKLIYKISGINPSRQMNWKQNMYAMLAINLIWFIIGFLLLMNQAWLPLNPDGNPNMSPDLAFNTTISFLVNCNLQHYSGETGVSYLSQLYLMFLQFVTAATGMAAMAVLFKAFKEKTSTELGNFYDFFTKSMIRILVPISIIVAFILSINGSPMTFEGKDHMITLEGQKADVSRGPVSAFVAIKHLGTNGGGFFGANSAHPLENPNYITNMTEMVTQMIIPFALVFALGFYLKKRKLSWVIFTVMTVGFLALTIPNVVNETGGNPLITQMGTDNSLGAMEGKEIRFGSASSGYWSIATTVISTGSVNSMHDSTMPLSGMNELLAMMINCFYGGCGVGILNYFIFIILAVFISGLMVGRTPEFMGKKIEAKEMKIAMIVALFHPFLILAGTALTAYLPEFGTKTLNNPGFHGFSEMLYEFTSSAANNGSGFEGLGDNTPWWNISTGIVLLLSRFIPIIGPVAIAGLLAQKKYIPESSGTLKTDTATFGFMTLAVILLIAALSFFPALTLGPIAEQIQYFSK; encoded by the coding sequence ATGAATACAGAAATTTTAGGCATTATAGCAATGTTTGCTGTCACGTTAGTTATCGGAATATTTTTAGGTAAATACATAGCTAATGTTTATGGATACAAAAAAACTTTCCTTGATCCGGTTTTTGAACCCATTGAAAAGTTAATTTATAAAATATCGGGAATCAATCCTTCCCGTCAGATGAATTGGAAACAGAATATGTATGCCATGCTGGCGATCAATCTGATCTGGTTTATCATTGGTTTTCTTCTTTTAATGAACCAGGCCTGGCTTCCTTTAAATCCTGATGGAAATCCGAATATGTCACCCGATCTGGCTTTTAATACAACTATTTCGTTTTTAGTCAATTGTAATTTACAGCATTATTCGGGAGAAACGGGAGTAAGCTATCTGAGCCAGCTTTATCTGATGTTTTTACAGTTTGTAACAGCAGCAACAGGGATGGCGGCAATGGCGGTTCTTTTCAAAGCTTTTAAAGAAAAAACAAGCACAGAATTAGGGAATTTCTACGATTTTTTCACAAAATCAATGATCAGAATTCTGGTTCCAATAAGTATAATTGTAGCTTTCATTCTTTCTATCAATGGAAGTCCGATGACTTTTGAAGGAAAGGATCATATGATTACTTTGGAAGGTCAGAAGGCTGATGTTTCCAGAGGTCCTGTATCTGCATTTGTTGCCATTAAACATTTAGGCACTAATGGAGGTGGGTTTTTTGGAGCCAACTCAGCACATCCGCTTGAAAATCCTAATTATATAACCAATATGACAGAGATGGTCACTCAAATGATCATTCCTTTTGCATTGGTATTTGCACTGGGTTTTTATCTGAAGAAAAGAAAGCTTTCATGGGTGATCTTTACCGTAATGACAGTCGGTTTTCTTGCTCTTACCATTCCGAATGTTGTGAATGAAACAGGAGGAAATCCTCTGATTACACAAATGGGAACAGACAACAGTCTGGGAGCAATGGAAGGCAAAGAAATACGCTTCGGAAGTGCTTCATCTGGTTATTGGAGTATCGCAACTACAGTTATTTCCACAGGGTCTGTGAATTCTATGCATGACAGTACAATGCCGCTTTCAGGGATGAATGAGCTGCTTGCGATGATGATCAACTGTTTCTACGGAGGCTGTGGAGTCGGAATTCTGAACTATTTCATCTTTATCATTCTGGCGGTATTCATAAGCGGTTTGATGGTAGGGCGAACCCCGGAATTTATGGGCAAAAAGATTGAAGCCAAAGAAATGAAGATCGCGATGATTGTAGCTTTATTCCATCCTTTCTTAATTCTTGCAGGAACAGCTTTAACGGCTTATTTACCGGAATTTGGAACAAAAACATTGAATAATCCCGGTTTCCATGGTTTCAGTGAAATGCTTTATGAATTTACCTCTTCTGCAGCAAATAACGGATCCGGATTCGAAGGACTTGGAGATAATACCCCTTGGTGGAATATCTCAACAGGAATTGTGCTGTTACTATCAAGATTCATCCCGATTATAGGACCGGTAGCGATTGCAGGACTATTGGCACAGAAGAAATATATCCCTGAAAGCTCAGGAACGCTGAAAACAGATACGGCTACTTTCGGATTTATGACACTGGCAGTGATTCTACTGATTGCAGCACTGTCTTTCTTCCCTGCATTGACCTTGGGTCCTATTGCAGAGCAGATTCAGTATTTCTCAAAATAA
- a CDS encoding histidine kinase, with the protein MSSAKDFLELIQKSRKGKFKIYIGMSAGVGKTFRMLQEAHSLLRNGIDVKVGYIETHGREETVALVEGLPEIERKSVFYKGKNLEEMDLQAIINEHPEVVLVDELAHTNVEGSKNKKRWQDVLEILDNGINVISAMNIQHIESLNEEVKKITGVEVAERVPDKILALADEVVNIDLTADELLTRLKEGKIYKKEKIQTALSNFFQSGHILQLRELALKEVATHVERKVETEIKTENFKPIKFLACISSNEKIAKTIIRKTARLASYYNSPWTVLYVQKPSENPEKIALDKQRYLINNFNLAQELGAKVVRIKESSVHNGILEYVIAHNITTVCIGKPHASFWQRMLGYSWIYTLMNRLNERQIDIIILS; encoded by the coding sequence ATGTCATCAGCAAAAGATTTTTTAGAACTTATCCAGAAATCCCGTAAAGGAAAATTCAAAATTTATATCGGGATGAGTGCAGGTGTAGGAAAGACTTTCCGTATGCTTCAGGAAGCGCATTCTCTTTTGCGAAATGGCATTGATGTAAAGGTTGGTTATATAGAAACCCATGGTCGGGAAGAAACCGTGGCACTGGTAGAAGGACTTCCTGAAATTGAAAGAAAATCGGTTTTTTATAAAGGAAAAAACCTTGAAGAAATGGATCTTCAAGCTATCATTAATGAACATCCTGAAGTCGTTTTGGTAGACGAGCTGGCCCATACCAATGTAGAAGGATCTAAAAATAAAAAAAGATGGCAGGATGTCCTGGAAATCCTTGATAATGGGATCAATGTCATTAGTGCCATGAATATCCAGCATATCGAAAGCCTGAATGAAGAAGTAAAGAAAATCACAGGAGTAGAAGTGGCAGAGCGGGTTCCGGATAAGATACTGGCACTTGCGGATGAAGTGGTGAATATAGACCTTACGGCTGATGAGCTGCTGACGCGTTTAAAAGAGGGAAAAATCTATAAAAAAGAAAAAATTCAGACCGCACTCAGCAATTTCTTCCAAAGTGGGCATATTCTCCAGCTTCGTGAGCTGGCTTTAAAAGAAGTGGCTACCCACGTGGAAAGGAAGGTAGAAACAGAAATCAAAACTGAAAATTTTAAACCTATAAAATTTCTAGCCTGCATCAGCAGTAATGAGAAAATTGCCAAAACAATTATCCGGAAAACAGCGAGATTAGCCAGTTACTATAACAGTCCATGGACTGTTTTGTACGTTCAGAAACCTTCTGAAAATCCGGAAAAAATTGCCCTGGATAAGCAGCGGTATTTAATTAATAATTTTAATTTAGCACAGGAATTAGGCGCCAAAGTAGTCCGGATCAAAGAAAGCAGTGTTCATAACGGAATCCTGGAATATGTGATTGCCCATAATATCACAACGGTCTGCATTGGGAAACCTCATGCCAGTTTCTGGCAGCGAATGCTGGGCTACAGCTGGATCTATACCCTTATGAACAGGCTGAATGAAAGACAGATAGATATTATTATTTTATCATAA